A region of candidate division WOR-3 bacterium DNA encodes the following proteins:
- a CDS encoding phage Gp37/Gp68 family protein, with amino-acid sequence MALNSSIEWTEATWNPVTGCSHVSAGCAHCYAERMALRLQAAGMAKYRNGFKVTTHEKELLTPQSWRKPHDVFLCSMGDLFHEKVPFGFILRVFETMKACPQHQFQVLTKRSQRLRQYAHLLPWPSNVWMGVTVEDSRVLSRIDDLREVKAAVRFLSCEPLISDLGHIGLDGIQWVIVGGESGPGARAMSPEWARSIRRQCEMADVAFYFKQWGGTRKHLSGRTLDGRTWDDMPIAAERPATTNLQLPSLVRD; translated from the coding sequence GTGGCGCTCAATTCCTCCATCGAGTGGACTGAGGCGACCTGGAACCCGGTGACGGGTTGTTCGCACGTCAGCGCGGGTTGCGCGCACTGCTACGCGGAGCGGATGGCACTACGGCTGCAGGCCGCAGGGATGGCGAAGTACCGGAACGGGTTCAAGGTGACGACCCACGAGAAGGAACTGCTGACGCCGCAGAGTTGGCGCAAGCCGCACGATGTCTTCTTGTGTTCGATGGGCGACCTGTTTCACGAGAAGGTGCCGTTCGGGTTCATTCTGCGTGTCTTCGAGACTATGAAGGCCTGCCCTCAGCATCAGTTCCAGGTTCTAACGAAGCGCAGTCAACGGCTACGCCAGTACGCTCACTTGTTACCTTGGCCAAGCAACGTGTGGATGGGCGTGACAGTTGAAGATTCGCGCGTGCTCTCGCGCATCGATGACCTCCGGGAAGTGAAAGCCGCTGTGCGATTTCTGTCCTGCGAGCCGCTGATCTCGGACTTGGGACACATCGGCTTGGATGGTATTCAGTGGGTCATCGTCGGCGGCGAGTCTGGACCAGGCGCGCGGGCGATGAGTCCGGAATGGGCAAGGTCCATCAGACGCCAGTGCGAGATGGCTGACGTGGCCTTCTACTTCAAGCAATGGGGCGGCACCCGCAAGCACCTGAGTGGCCGCACTCTCGACGGCCGGACTTGGGACGACATGCCGATTGCGGCGGAGCGTCCGGCTACCACGAATCTGCAGCTTCCGTCGCTCGTTCGCGACTAG
- the tcmP gene encoding three-Cys-motif partner protein TcmP yields MSCSDFFAEPAEHSKVKARIVAKYFKAWARVISARGGASAERIAYMDLFSGRGEYDDGTASTPLLVLRAAIDNPDIGTRVRVFFNDSNPDYVQSLREHIDALPGIKSLKYKPQVANVTVDESIAEAFEQVRLVPTLLFIDPWGYKGLSIRLVDAVLKDWACECILFFNYNRINAALSNDCVSATVDSLFGVERAENLRLAIAKAGASEREHIIEHELACGLTAQWGRYVLHFRFKGPSGKRTLHHLVFVSKHQQGYDIMKDIMARESSASPQGVPTYEHNPAHQLCAPLFPDGPSIGDLEQMLPAAFAGQRMTMHDVYWRHNVGRPFTPANYKTVLANLEAQGRITAVPPADKRRRSKGKPTFADDVIVQFRAR; encoded by the coding sequence GTGAGCTGCTCTGATTTCTTCGCGGAGCCTGCAGAGCATTCGAAGGTGAAAGCCCGCATTGTCGCCAAGTACTTCAAGGCTTGGGCGCGCGTCATATCAGCGCGCGGCGGTGCGAGTGCGGAACGGATCGCCTACATGGATCTGTTCTCCGGGCGCGGCGAATACGATGACGGGACTGCTTCGACGCCGCTGCTGGTACTGCGCGCGGCGATCGACAATCCAGACATCGGGACGCGGGTTCGCGTATTCTTCAACGACTCGAACCCCGACTATGTGCAGTCTCTCCGCGAGCACATCGACGCTCTACCTGGTATCAAGAGCCTCAAGTACAAGCCGCAAGTAGCCAACGTGACTGTTGATGAGAGCATAGCCGAGGCGTTTGAGCAGGTGCGCTTGGTTCCCACGCTACTGTTCATTGACCCGTGGGGCTACAAAGGGCTGTCCATTCGGTTGGTAGATGCTGTACTCAAGGACTGGGCGTGTGAGTGCATCCTGTTCTTCAACTACAACCGCATCAATGCGGCTCTGAGTAACGACTGCGTGTCGGCAACGGTTGATTCCCTGTTTGGAGTTGAGAGAGCAGAGAATCTGCGGCTTGCCATCGCGAAAGCCGGCGCCAGTGAACGCGAACATATCATCGAGCACGAACTGGCGTGCGGGCTCACGGCGCAATGGGGTCGGTACGTACTGCATTTCCGGTTCAAGGGCCCCAGCGGAAAACGCACTCTCCATCATCTTGTCTTCGTTTCTAAGCACCAGCAGGGCTATGACATCATGAAGGACATCATGGCCCGAGAGAGTTCGGCTTCTCCGCAGGGCGTACCAACCTACGAACACAACCCTGCGCACCAGTTGTGCGCGCCGCTCTTCCCTGACGGTCCGTCAATCGGAGACCTAGAACAGATGCTCCCTGCCGCCTTTGCCGGCCAGCGGATGACCATGCACGACGTCTATTGGCGTCACAACGTCGGACGGCCTTTCACTCCAGCGAACTACAAGACCGTTCTTGCGAATCTAGAGGCACAGGGTAGGATAACTGCGGTGCCTCCAGCGGACAAGCGACGACGCTCCAAAGGCAAACCGACATTTGCCGACGATGTGATCGTACAATTCCGGGCTAGGTAG